One part of the Solanum dulcamara chromosome 8, daSolDulc1.2, whole genome shotgun sequence genome encodes these proteins:
- the LOC129899254 gene encoding protein SRC2 homolog codes for MGSRYEVEVKITSAKDLKNVNWRYGHLKPYAVVWIDPNAKCSTKVDEDGDTSPYWNEKLVVPLNSPIDESILYIDIVHAGSAEEDTKPLIGSTKIPLSEVVDDVGIGGELERALQLKRPSGRPQGKVEVEVTVREPRYRPRDAYYAPPYGVPPPAQPYNYGGLYGAPPPAGSYGQPAYGVPAAGSYGQPAYGMGGYGQPGGYEEEKKKSKFGMGTGLAVGAVAGALGGLAIAEGIDHLEDNIAEDAAAKVEEDLADDDGDYGDDDF; via the coding sequence ATGGGATCACGTTACGAAGTTGAAGTAAAAATAACCTCAGCCAAAGATTTGAAGAACGTCAATTGGCGTTACGGTCATCTGAAACCGTACGCAGTTGTTTGGATTGATCCCAATGCTAAATGTTCCACTAAAGTCGATGAAGACGGAGACACTTCGCCTTATTGGAATGAAAAACTCGTTGTTCCTTTGAATTCACCGATCGATGAATCCATCTTGTACATCGACATCGTTCATGCTGGTAGCGCTGAAGAGGACACCAAGCCTCTCATCGGATCCACTAAGATTCCACTTAGCGAAGTCGTTGATGATGTTGGTATAGGCGGTGAGCTGGAGCGCGCGCTCCAACTCAAACGCCCTTCTGGCCGACCACAAGGAAAGGTAGAAGTGGAGGTTACCGTAAGAGAGCCACGCTACCGTCCGCGGGATGCGTATTATGCACCTCCATACGGTGTGCCTCCTCCGGCACAACCTTATAATTACGGCGGACTTTATGGCGCTCCACCGCCCGCAGGAAGTTACGGGCAACCAGCATACGGGGTGCCGGCAGCGGGAAGTTATGGACAGCCAGCATACGGGATGGGAGGCTACGGGCAGCCAGGTGGTTACgaagaggagaagaagaagagcaaaTTTGGAATGGGTACAGGATTGGCTGTGGGTGCAGTAGCAGGGGCATTGGGTGGACTGGCGATAGCAGAGGGTATTGATCACTTGGAGGACAATATCGCCGAAGACGCGGCGGCGAAAGTGGAGGAAGATCTCGCCGACGATGATGGTGATTACGGCGACGATGACTTTTAA